The following proteins come from a genomic window of Flavobacterium eburneipallidum:
- the pckA gene encoding phosphoenolpyruvate carboxykinase (ATP): MKNIKIIQELHDLGITGYHEVVYNPSYEELYQAEVSHKRKGYEKGALTDTGAVAVKTGVFTGRSPKDRYIVEDDVTRDTVYWDKKVNFPTTIEVWKDLKALVLNQLSTSPKLYVVDAFCGTNADTRLKVRFIMEVAWQAHFVTNMFIRPSIYELENFGEPDFIIMNGSKTTNPDWEEMGLNSENFVVFNLTEKIQIIGGTWYGGEMKKGMFSMMNYYLPLKGMASMHCSANLGEKGDVALFFGLSGTGKTTLSADPKRYLIGDDEHGWDNNGVFNYEGGCYAKVIDLSENNEPDIWRAIKRDALLENVIVDEYGEINYYDHSITENSRVSYPIYHINKIVLPSKAGHANKIIYLSADAFGVLPPVSILNEDQAQYHFLCGYTSKLAGTERGITEPQPSFSPAFGEAFLTLHPTMYSKTLIGKMKEHGAKAYLVNTGWNGTGKRISLKNTRAIIDAIISSEIDQVETKAIPFLNLTIPTALSEVSEGILDPRDTYKDKEEWTSKAKDLASRYIKNFEQYTNTEEGKRLVSAGPSLELNSVEV; encoded by the coding sequence ATGAAGAATATCAAAATCATTCAGGAGTTACACGATTTAGGAATAACTGGTTATCACGAAGTGGTTTACAATCCTTCGTATGAAGAATTATACCAAGCCGAGGTGTCGCACAAAAGAAAAGGCTACGAAAAAGGTGCTTTGACAGATACTGGTGCTGTCGCGGTTAAAACCGGTGTTTTTACTGGGCGTTCGCCAAAAGACAGATATATTGTTGAAGATGATGTTACAAGAGATACTGTTTATTGGGATAAAAAAGTAAATTTTCCAACAACAATTGAGGTTTGGAAGGATTTAAAAGCATTAGTTTTGAATCAACTTTCTACTTCTCCAAAATTATATGTGGTTGATGCTTTTTGTGGTACAAACGCTGACACAAGACTCAAAGTACGTTTCATCATGGAAGTAGCTTGGCAAGCGCATTTTGTAACCAATATGTTCATCCGACCGTCAATTTATGAACTAGAAAACTTTGGAGAACCTGATTTTATTATCATGAACGGATCTAAAACGACCAATCCTGATTGGGAAGAAATGGGGTTAAATTCAGAAAATTTTGTTGTTTTCAATCTTACCGAAAAAATCCAAATTATTGGTGGAACATGGTATGGAGGCGAAATGAAGAAAGGAATGTTCTCGATGATGAATTATTATTTGCCTTTAAAAGGAATGGCATCCATGCACTGTTCAGCTAACCTGGGCGAAAAAGGTGATGTTGCTTTGTTTTTTGGTCTTTCGGGAACAGGAAAAACGACTTTATCTGCCGATCCAAAACGCTATTTAATTGGCGATGACGAACACGGATGGGATAATAATGGTGTTTTTAATTATGAAGGAGGCTGTTATGCGAAAGTAATTGACTTAAGTGAAAACAATGAGCCGGATATTTGGAGAGCCATTAAAAGAGATGCTTTACTAGAAAATGTGATTGTGGATGAATACGGAGAAATCAATTATTATGATCATTCTATTACAGAAAATTCCAGAGTTTCTTATCCAATTTATCATATTAATAAAATTGTGTTGCCTTCAAAAGCAGGACACGCCAATAAAATAATCTATCTTTCTGCCGATGCTTTTGGCGTATTGCCACCAGTTTCTATTTTGAATGAAGATCAGGCGCAATACCATTTTCTTTGCGGTTATACCTCTAAATTAGCAGGAACCGAAAGAGGAATTACAGAACCACAACCTTCATTTTCTCCGGCTTTTGGTGAAGCATTCCTGACTTTACACCCAACTATGTATTCTAAAACATTAATTGGAAAAATGAAAGAACACGGAGCTAAAGCTTATTTGGTAAATACGGGTTGGAACGGAACCGGAAAAAGAATTTCACTAAAAAATACCAGAGCAATTATTGATGCCATTATCAGCAGTGAAATCGATCAGGTAGAAACTAAAGCAATCCCATTTTTGAATTTAACAATCCCAACTGCTTTATCAGAGGTTAGTGAAGGAATTCTGGATCCAAGAGATACGTATAAAGATAAAGAAGAGTGGACAAGTAAAGCCAAAGATTTAGCGTCACGT
- a CDS encoding T9SS type A sorting domain-containing protein — MKKKLLYFTSIVLFSVTAVNAQTTIWDIGNNTTVLNDAAVVTGDWPVGPAFASETVVKGLGIFPGTATTFGAIGTQSSGSFSDSYSAVNRFPTGGASGGSATALPTSRYVYFNVSGSCTIKIWFKGGNSTSTRSLFVSDGTTVLQSGASVNGAAVIVEKTVSAAGKYYVYCDNGNNIYKIEIVGATVNTPALSTDNFQKESQVNVYAKENKIFLSNVKSKTAVSVYTVAGALVKTTETAEDTSIDVKAGVYVVKASSEEGTKSVKVIVQ, encoded by the coding sequence ATGAAAAAAAAATTACTTTATTTTACTTCAATTGTGCTGTTTTCAGTAACAGCTGTTAATGCTCAAACTACAATCTGGGATATAGGAAACAATACAACTGTTCTTAATGATGCTGCTGTAGTTACTGGTGATTGGCCTGTTGGTCCTGCTTTCGCATCTGAAACTGTAGTTAAAGGATTAGGTATATTTCCTGGAACAGCTACTACTTTTGGTGCAATTGGAACTCAATCATCAGGTAGCTTTAGTGATTCATATTCAGCAGTGAATCGTTTTCCTACAGGTGGTGCAAGTGGTGGTAGTGCTACAGCATTACCGACTTCGCGTTATGTTTATTTTAATGTTAGTGGATCTTGTACAATAAAAATTTGGTTCAAAGGCGGTAATTCTACTTCAACTCGTAGCCTTTTTGTTAGTGATGGTACAACTGTTTTACAATCAGGAGCATCTGTGAATGGTGCTGCTGTTATTGTAGAAAAAACTGTTAGTGCTGCTGGTAAATATTATGTGTATTGTGATAATGGAAATAATATTTATAAAATTGAAATTGTTGGAGCTACAGTAAATACTCCAGCACTTTCTACTGATAACTTCCAAAAAGAATCTCAAGTAAATGTTTATGCTAAAGAAAATAAAATCTTTTTATCTAATGTAAAATCTAAAACTGCTGTAAGTGTTTATACTGTCGCTGGTGCTTTAGTAAAAACGACTGAAACAGCAGAAGATACAAGTATTGATGTAAAAGCTGGTGTGTATGTAGTAAAAGCTTCGTCTGAAGAAGGTACTAAATCAGTAAAAGTTATTGTACAGTAA
- the guaB gene encoding IMP dehydrogenase yields the protein MIAHISKIIGEGLTYDDVLLVPNYSDVLPREVSIKSKFSRNITLNVPIVSAAMDTVTESSMAIAMAQEGGIGVLHKNMTIEQQAAKVRKVKRAESGMIIDPVTLPLTSTVADAKMAMKEYGIGGIPIVDDKKILKGIVTNRDLRFEKNSSRPIIEVMTTENLVTVAEGTSLEQAEVVLQGYKIEKLPVINAKNELVGLITFRDITKLTQKPNANKDKFGRLRVAAALGVTADAVERATALVKAGVDAVIIDTAHGHTKGVVDVLKAVKAKFPKLDVIVGNIATSEAAKYLVENGADGVKVGIGPGSICTTRIVAGVGFPQFSAVLEVAAAIKGTGVPVIADGGIRYTGDIPKAIAAGADCVMLGSLLAGTMESPGETIIFEGRKFKSYRGMGSVEAMQEGSKDRYFQDVEDDVKKLVPEGIVGRVPYKGELNESMQQFIGGLRAGMGYCGSKDIATLQDSGRFVRITASGINESHPHNVTITKEAPNYSR from the coding sequence ATGATCGCACACATTTCCAAAATTATCGGCGAAGGTTTAACTTACGATGATGTATTATTAGTTCCAAATTATTCGGACGTTCTTCCTCGTGAGGTAAGCATTAAATCAAAATTTTCTAGAAATATAACGCTAAATGTTCCTATTGTATCTGCTGCTATGGATACAGTAACAGAAAGTTCTATGGCAATTGCTATGGCACAAGAAGGAGGGATTGGTGTTTTACATAAAAATATGACTATCGAACAACAGGCTGCCAAAGTACGTAAAGTAAAACGTGCCGAGTCTGGAATGATTATCGATCCAGTTACTTTGCCATTGACCTCTACAGTTGCCGATGCTAAAATGGCGATGAAAGAATATGGCATTGGTGGTATTCCAATTGTAGATGACAAAAAAATATTGAAAGGAATTGTTACTAATAGGGATTTACGTTTTGAAAAAAACAGTTCAAGACCTATTATCGAGGTCATGACCACAGAAAATTTGGTAACTGTAGCTGAAGGAACTTCTTTAGAACAAGCAGAAGTCGTTTTACAAGGGTATAAAATTGAAAAATTACCAGTGATTAACGCTAAAAATGAGTTGGTTGGTTTAATCACTTTTAGAGATATTACCAAGTTGACTCAAAAACCAAATGCTAATAAAGATAAATTTGGTCGTTTAAGAGTAGCTGCTGCTTTAGGAGTTACTGCCGATGCAGTCGAAAGAGCAACAGCTTTAGTAAAAGCAGGCGTTGATGCAGTAATTATCGATACGGCACACGGACATACAAAAGGCGTAGTAGATGTATTGAAAGCGGTGAAAGCAAAGTTTCCCAAACTAGATGTTATTGTTGGTAATATCGCCACTTCTGAAGCTGCAAAATATTTAGTAGAGAATGGAGCTGATGGAGTGAAAGTAGGAATAGGACCAGGTTCTATTTGTACAACCAGAATTGTTGCAGGAGTAGGTTTTCCTCAATTTTCTGCCGTGCTTGAAGTAGCTGCAGCTATCAAAGGTACAGGTGTTCCTGTAATTGCTGATGGTGGAATTCGTTACACAGGAGATATTCCTAAAGCAATTGCTGCGGGAGCCGATTGTGTAATGTTAGGTTCGTTGTTAGCAGGAACAATGGAATCTCCAGGTGAAACTATCATTTTCGAAGGTAGAAAATTCAAATCCTATAGAGGAATGGGTTCTGTTGAAGCCATGCAAGAAGGTTCAAAAGATCGTTATTTTCAAGATGTGGAGGACGATGTTAAGAAACTAGTTCCAGAAGGAATCGTAGGTCGTGTGCCTTACAAAGGTGAGTTGAACGAAAGTATGCAACAATTCATTGGAGGTCTTCGTGCTGGTATGGGGTATTGCGGATCCAAAGATATTGCAACTCTACAAGATTCAGGCCGTTTTGTTCGTATTACCGCTAGTGGAATCAACGAAAGTCATCCACATAATGTGACCATTACCAAAGAAGCTCCGAATTATTCGAGATAG
- a CDS encoding DUF5723 family protein has translation MRKLLLLITGFIALSGTAQNKQILYNFTSVPQSLLTNPGADVNYSWYVGVPLLSGISTNVGSSGFSAYDLFADNGVDFNTKLRNVVFSTSRKDKAVVNEQLEIFSGGFKLGDWQEERATYVSFGMYQELDALAYMPKDYVILALDGNKDYIGKVFDISDLNARGELLSVFHLGFHKKLNDKLIFGARGKIYSSIYNVSSTKNSGYFYTIQDENSVYEQIISSNIQIDMSGLTNYTNNNSVDAVSTIAKKALLGGNLGLGLDLGLTYYPKKNIQFTASLTDIGFVKHTKDVENYTYKGYYNYKGLTPNFILDGSNQSLSEEFEDALPLDTINQKYTTWRPLKLNSSIQYSFGDGRNTDCNCLGNEIQYKNAIGAQLFAMSTPRAPLMALTAYYRRRFLESLEMKATYTIDSFSATNIGLGLSTTIRKVNFYLMADNLLEYRDISKANSLAFQLGINIVFPDKNTPD, from the coding sequence ATGAGAAAATTACTTTTACTTATAACAGGATTCATTGCTTTGAGTGGTACTGCCCAGAATAAGCAAATCTTATATAATTTTACATCTGTTCCACAATCTTTATTGACAAATCCGGGAGCAGATGTAAATTACAGCTGGTATGTTGGAGTTCCATTGCTTTCAGGAATTTCTACTAATGTGGGTTCTAGTGGATTTTCAGCTTATGATTTATTTGCTGATAACGGAGTTGATTTTAATACTAAATTAAGGAATGTAGTATTTTCGACTTCAAGAAAAGATAAAGCAGTTGTTAATGAACAATTAGAAATTTTTAGCGGAGGATTTAAATTAGGCGATTGGCAAGAGGAGCGGGCTACTTATGTTTCTTTTGGAATGTATCAGGAATTAGATGCTTTGGCTTATATGCCTAAAGATTATGTGATATTGGCTTTAGACGGAAACAAAGATTATATAGGAAAGGTTTTTGATATAAGTGATTTGAATGCTAGAGGCGAATTGCTTTCAGTTTTTCATCTTGGTTTTCATAAAAAACTGAACGATAAATTGATTTTTGGCGCTAGAGGCAAGATTTATTCCAGTATTTATAATGTTTCGTCAACCAAAAATTCAGGTTATTTTTATACCATTCAAGATGAAAATTCTGTTTATGAACAAATTATTTCGTCTAATATTCAAATAGACATGTCAGGATTGACTAATTATACGAATAATAACTCGGTTGATGCAGTGAGTACTATTGCAAAAAAAGCACTTCTAGGAGGAAATCTTGGTTTAGGTTTAGATTTGGGTTTAACGTATTATCCTAAAAAAAACATTCAATTTACAGCTAGTTTAACAGATATAGGTTTTGTCAAACATACAAAAGACGTTGAAAATTATACTTACAAAGGCTATTACAATTACAAAGGACTAACACCTAATTTTATTTTAGATGGTTCCAATCAAAGTTTATCCGAGGAATTTGAAGATGCTTTACCACTGGATACTATAAATCAAAAATATACCACTTGGCGACCTTTAAAGTTGAATTCATCCATTCAATATTCATTTGGAGATGGAAGAAATACGGATTGTAATTGTCTTGGAAATGAGATTCAATACAAGAATGCTATTGGAGCACAATTGTTTGCTATGTCCACACCAAGAGCACCACTTATGGCTCTAACAGCTTATTACAGAAGACGATTTTTAGAATCTTTAGAAATGAAAGCTACTTATACAATAGATTCATTTTCGGCCACAAACATAGGTCTAGGATTGTCAACCACTATACGCAAAGTTAATTTTTACCTCATGGCTGATAATCTTTTGGAATATAGAGATATTAGTAAAGCCAATAGTTTGGCATTTCAGTTAGGTATTAATATTGTTTTTCCAGATAAAAACACACCTGATTAA
- a CDS encoding hydroxymethylglutaryl-CoA lyase: protein MEAIKIIECPRDAMQGIKAFIPTARKVTYIQSLLRVGFDTIDFGSFVSARSIPQMQDTAKVLAGLDLSQTQSKLLSIIANTQGAIEASQHQAIHYLGFPFSISENFQMRNTHKTIAESVVTLQEILEIGDKSNKEVIAYLSMGFGNPYGDPWNVEIVSEWTEKLSNMGVKILSLSDTVGSSTPEAIQYLFSHLIPKYPKIEFGAHLHTTPDKWFEKMEAAYLSGCRRFDGAIQGFGGCPMAHDVLIGNMPTEKLVSYFNAKKENTNISAMSFESAYNEASKVFGSYQ, encoded by the coding sequence ATGGAAGCAATAAAAATTATCGAATGTCCACGTGATGCGATGCAAGGAATAAAGGCATTTATTCCTACAGCTCGAAAGGTGACTTATATTCAGTCGTTGTTGCGTGTTGGCTTTGATACCATAGATTTTGGGAGTTTTGTTTCGGCTAGATCCATTCCGCAAATGCAGGATACAGCCAAAGTTTTGGCAGGATTAGATCTCTCTCAAACACAAAGTAAGTTGTTGTCTATTATTGCCAATACACAAGGAGCGATAGAAGCTTCGCAACATCAAGCGATTCATTATTTAGGTTTTCCTTTTTCTATTTCAGAGAATTTTCAGATGCGGAATACACACAAAACCATAGCAGAATCGGTAGTAACTTTACAGGAAATTCTAGAAATCGGGGATAAAAGTAATAAAGAAGTTATAGCTTATTTATCAATGGGGTTTGGAAATCCTTATGGAGATCCATGGAATGTAGAAATCGTAAGCGAATGGACAGAAAAGTTATCTAATATGGGCGTGAAAATCCTTTCGCTTTCGGATACCGTGGGTAGTTCAACTCCAGAAGCTATTCAGTATTTGTTTTCGCATTTAATTCCAAAATATCCCAAGATTGAATTTGGAGCCCATTTGCATACCACTCCTGATAAATGGTTTGAGAAGATGGAAGCAGCTTATCTTTCAGGATGTCGTCGTTTTGATGGAGCGATTCAGGGTTTTGGTGGATGTCCGATGGCACATGATGTTTTGATAGGGAATATGCCAACCGAGAAATTAGTTTCTTATTTTAATGCTAAAAAAGAAAACACCAATATCAGTGCAATGAGTTTCGAAAGTGCTTATAACGAAGCTTCAAAGGTATTTGGCAGTTATCAGTAA
- a CDS encoding SatD family protein has product MIAIITGDIVNSRKLSSKNWIDGFKGLLNTFGKNPMEWEIYRGDEFQLEVKNPEDALMIALQIKSYFKSKKLDVRMSIGFGDKTYKAKKISESNGTAFSRSGEVFETLKKQKINLAINSGNEIFDTEINLMLRLSLTFMNNWLVQSAEFVLTAIENPSLSQEEIGLKLGINQAAVSRRRKRAQFDLVMEMEKYFRLKIKTISV; this is encoded by the coding sequence ATGATAGCTATAATTACAGGAGATATAGTCAATTCTAGAAAATTATCATCCAAAAATTGGATCGATGGTTTCAAGGGATTATTGAATACTTTTGGTAAAAACCCAATGGAATGGGAAATTTACAGAGGAGATGAATTCCAACTAGAAGTTAAAAATCCCGAAGATGCTCTAATGATTGCTTTACAGATAAAATCGTATTTCAAATCTAAAAAATTAGATGTCCGAATGAGCATCGGTTTTGGAGATAAGACTTATAAAGCCAAGAAAATTTCCGAAAGTAATGGAACCGCTTTTTCCCGTTCTGGCGAAGTTTTTGAAACCCTGAAGAAGCAAAAAATCAATTTAGCCATCAATTCTGGCAACGAAATATTCGATACCGAAATCAATCTGATGCTACGATTGAGCCTAACTTTTATGAACAATTGGTTGGTACAATCAGCTGAATTTGTTCTGACAGCTATCGAAAATCCATCGCTTTCACAAGAAGAAATTGGATTAAAATTAGGAATTAATCAAGCTGCAGTAAGCAGAAGAAGAAAACGTGCTCAATTTGATTTAGTAATGGAAATGGAAAAATATTTCAGACTTAAAATCAAAACCATCAGCGTATGA
- a CDS encoding DUF3307 domain-containing protein — MIIFAKLLLAHLLGDFLLQPNSWVSDKETKKHRSKYLYIHTLLHGILAWLFVGEIAFGWFALALALAHGFIDFLKLKFQKKKTKRNWFIADQMLHLITIVLITSLYKNLYIDFTFFNNKFWILITGILFLTKPTSIIIKNIISIWTPESNNKNDNSLENAGNYIGILERLFIFCFILTGHFEAIGFLLAAKSIFRFGDSKEAKDRKLTEYVLIGTLLSFGMALLTGLLVQYFF; from the coding sequence ATGATTATTTTTGCAAAACTGCTATTGGCGCATTTATTAGGCGATTTTTTATTACAGCCTAACTCTTGGGTTTCGGATAAAGAAACTAAAAAACACCGAAGCAAATACCTTTACATTCATACACTTTTACACGGAATTTTGGCCTGGCTATTCGTTGGAGAAATTGCTTTTGGTTGGTTTGCATTAGCTTTAGCTTTAGCTCACGGATTCATCGATTTCTTAAAATTGAAATTTCAAAAGAAGAAAACAAAACGAAATTGGTTTATTGCTGACCAAATGTTGCATTTGATAACTATTGTACTAATTACCAGTCTTTATAAAAATTTGTACATTGATTTTACTTTCTTCAATAATAAGTTTTGGATACTGATTACTGGAATTTTATTCCTTACAAAACCTACTTCAATAATCATCAAGAATATCATTTCAATCTGGACACCGGAAAGTAATAACAAAAACGATAATTCCCTTGAAAATGCTGGAAATTATATCGGAATACTCGAAAGACTATTTATCTTTTGCTTTATTCTCACAGGACATTTTGAAGCCATAGGATTTTTACTGGCTGCAAAATCTATTTTCCGTTTTGGTGATTCGAAAGAAGCCAAAGACCGAAAACTGACCGAATATGTACTTATCGGAACACTTTTAAGCTTCGGAATGGCGCTATTGACAGGACTTTTAGTTCAGTATTTTTTCTAA
- a CDS encoding quinone-dependent dihydroorotate dehydrogenase, whose protein sequence is MYKLIIRPILFCFDPEKVHYFTFSLIRNLSKIPGVSSIFKSLYVVNDSRLETEVFGLKFKNPVGLAAGFDKNASLFNELSDLGFGFVEIGTLTPVGQDGNPKKRLFRLKEDSAIINRMGFNNGGVQEAVERLKKNKGVLIGGNIGKNKVTPNEDATSDYMICFDALYDYVDYFVVNVSSPNTPNLRELQEKEPLKQLLQTLQNQNLTKPKQKPILLKIAPDLTDSQLLDIIEIVQETKIAGVIATNTTLSREGLQSENKAEMGGMSGKPLAKRSTEVIRFLSEKSNKAFPIIGVGGIHSPEDAIEKLEAGACLIQLYTGFIYEGPALVKAINKKILEKILN, encoded by the coding sequence ATGTATAAACTAATTATTCGTCCGATACTTTTTTGCTTTGATCCTGAAAAAGTGCATTATTTTACCTTTTCATTAATTCGAAATTTATCGAAAATACCAGGAGTTTCATCCATTTTCAAATCATTATATGTTGTGAATGACAGCCGCTTGGAAACAGAAGTTTTTGGTTTAAAGTTCAAAAATCCTGTTGGATTGGCAGCAGGTTTTGATAAAAATGCGAGCTTGTTCAATGAGTTATCTGATTTAGGTTTCGGATTTGTAGAAATTGGAACTTTGACACCAGTGGGTCAGGATGGAAATCCTAAAAAACGATTATTTCGTTTGAAAGAAGATAGTGCTATTATCAACAGAATGGGGTTCAATAACGGTGGAGTTCAGGAAGCTGTGGAACGATTGAAGAAAAATAAAGGTGTTCTTATTGGTGGAAATATTGGTAAAAATAAAGTGACTCCAAACGAAGATGCCACTTCGGATTATATGATTTGCTTCGATGCTTTATACGATTATGTGGATTATTTTGTGGTAAATGTTAGTTCGCCAAACACGCCCAATCTTCGTGAATTACAGGAAAAAGAGCCGTTGAAACAATTGTTGCAGACTTTGCAAAATCAAAATTTAACCAAACCAAAGCAAAAGCCAATCTTATTAAAAATTGCTCCCGATTTAACAGATTCTCAATTACTGGATATTATTGAGATTGTTCAGGAAACTAAAATCGCAGGAGTTATTGCTACGAACACTACATTATCGCGTGAAGGCTTGCAATCGGAAAATAAAGCAGAAATGGGCGGAATGTCAGGCAAACCATTAGCTAAACGTTCGACAGAAGTAATTCGTTTTCTTTCGGAGAAAAGTAATAAAGCCTTTCCAATTATTGGAGTAGGAGGGATTCATTCGCCAGAAGATGCTATCGAAAAATTAGAAGCAGGCGCTTGTTTGATTCAACTTTATACTGGTTTTATTTACGAAGGACCAGCATTGGTTAAAGCGATTAACAAGAAGATTTTAGAAAAAATACTGAACTAA
- the prmA gene encoding 50S ribosomal protein L11 methyltransferase yields MSNIYLGYHFTIEPKELGSEILIAELGELPFESFIDSEFGIVAFIQKDLWADGILDDLFILKSPEFTISYKIEEIDQVNWNEEWEKNFEPIDVDGNCHVRAPFHPKTGAEFDIVIEPKMSFGTGHHETTHMMIQHLLEMDVTGMKTLDMGCGTAILAILAEMKGAQPIDAIDIDNWCYLNSIENAERNNCKHITVYEGDAALLKDKKYDLIIANINRNILLNDMQSYVDCLNPKGTLLLSGFYEEDIPFIEESCIEKGLTYVKKFERNNWVSLKYVNLV; encoded by the coding sequence ATGTCAAACATATATTTAGGTTATCATTTTACGATTGAACCCAAAGAACTAGGTTCAGAAATTTTGATTGCCGAACTGGGAGAATTACCTTTCGAAAGCTTTATTGATAGTGAATTTGGTATTGTAGCTTTTATTCAAAAAGATCTTTGGGCAGACGGAATTCTGGATGATTTATTTATTCTGAAATCTCCTGAATTTACTATTTCATACAAAATTGAAGAAATCGACCAAGTGAATTGGAACGAAGAATGGGAAAAGAATTTCGAACCTATTGATGTAGATGGAAATTGCCACGTTCGTGCTCCTTTTCATCCAAAAACGGGTGCTGAATTTGACATTGTAATCGAACCAAAAATGAGTTTCGGAACAGGTCATCACGAAACCACACACATGATGATTCAGCATTTGTTAGAAATGGATGTTACAGGAATGAAGACTTTAGACATGGGTTGCGGAACTGCGATTTTAGCTATTCTTGCCGAAATGAAAGGTGCTCAACCTATTGATGCCATCGATATTGACAACTGGTGTTATTTGAATTCTATCGAAAATGCCGAACGCAATAATTGCAAGCACATTACAGTTTATGAAGGTGACGCAGCTTTGTTGAAAGACAAAAAATATGATTTGATTATCGCCAATATCAACAGAAATATTTTACTGAACGATATGCAAAGTTATGTGGATTGCTTGAATCCGAAAGGGACTTTATTATTGAGTGGTTTTTATGAAGAAGACATTCCTTTTATTGAAGAATCGTGTATTGAAAAAGGATTAACTTATGTAAAAAAATTCGAGCGAAATAACTGGGTTTCTTTAAAATATGTAAATTTAGTTTAG
- a CDS encoding ATP-dependent Clp protease adaptor ClpS, with product MSTKEKVRERVSHKEAISINNEIIVYNDDVNTFDHVIDTLIRVCDHTPEQAEQCSLIIHYNGKCTVKTDVLEKLKPQCSQLLEAGLSAEIV from the coding sequence ATGAGTACCAAAGAAAAAGTTAGAGAAAGAGTCAGCCACAAAGAAGCAATTTCAATCAACAACGAAATAATCGTTTATAATGATGATGTAAACACTTTTGACCACGTGATTGATACCTTGATTCGAGTTTGTGACCACACGCCAGAACAAGCAGAACAATGCTCGTTGATTATTCACTATAACGGAAAATGTACTGTAAAAACAGACGTTTTAGAAAAACTTAAACCACAATGTTCTCAATTACTCGAAGCGGGTTTGAGTGCCGAAATTGTATAA
- a CDS encoding 2-dehydro-3-deoxyphosphooctonate aldolase — protein sequence MKKTVVLFALLIGISSCISTKSTIKNIDDNAPVPQLLNNTTFIITEYSKDKKYGYDKDYPINIFYGTTRNEIINQQRFLNALAGPKGEKITYTKLESCCPFPAKRSDMGAGLLDVYEIKWEGQKTPILLYLNIYEKGQLMVPVGLTLKKN from the coding sequence ATGAAAAAAACAGTAGTTCTCTTCGCTTTATTAATTGGTATTTCATCTTGCATAAGCACTAAATCGACTATAAAAAACATTGACGATAATGCGCCAGTGCCTCAACTTCTGAACAATACTACTTTTATTATCACAGAATATAGCAAAGACAAAAAATATGGTTACGATAAAGATTATCCTATCAATATTTTTTATGGCACAACTAGAAACGAAATCATCAATCAACAACGCTTTTTGAATGCTTTGGCTGGACCAAAAGGTGAAAAAATCACTTATACAAAATTAGAAAGTTGCTGTCCATTTCCAGCAAAAAGAAGCGATATGGGAGCTGGATTATTAGATGTTTATGAAATAAAATGGGAAGGGCAAAAAACACCTATCCTTTTATATTTGAATATTTATGAAAAAGGACAATTGATGGTGCCTGTTGGCTTGACTTTGAAAAAAAATTAA